From Rhizobium sp. NZLR1, a single genomic window includes:
- a CDS encoding glycosyltransferase family A protein, which translates to MSDLFVSVIFSSYNGASRRLRHTLDSLVRQELPHDRWELIAVDNNSNDDTFDLLKSYSDKLPIIILQQHKPGKSGALNLALDRVKGDLVVFTDDDIRAEPNWLKAIVDCATAHPGYGVFGGRIVPDWEKEPTARFIEWIPMGSTFAIVNETQSGPCDPTKVWGPNTIIRRELLGPSVRYREDIGPLPGKIFAMGEDAEIIIRLAANGAKSYRCAEAVVHHWIPAASVTEDWVQKRGERLGYGMPALFPDEVPGGVRLSGVPLPTWIESAQWALRAATLYLLPQSKKRFWAIWKYYYMRGYRAGIRRYAPQTLAR; encoded by the coding sequence ATGTCGGATCTATTCGTCAGCGTTATCTTTTCATCCTACAATGGCGCCAGCCGCCGGCTGCGCCACACTTTGGATTCCTTGGTGCGCCAGGAGCTTCCTCATGATCGATGGGAACTGATTGCTGTCGACAATAACAGCAATGACGACACGTTTGATCTTTTGAAATCCTATAGCGACAAGCTCCCGATCATCATCCTGCAACAGCACAAGCCCGGAAAGTCCGGCGCGCTGAACTTGGCTTTGGATCGGGTGAAGGGAGATCTTGTCGTCTTTACGGATGACGATATTCGCGCCGAACCGAATTGGCTGAAGGCGATCGTCGACTGCGCCACCGCCCATCCGGGCTATGGCGTCTTCGGGGGCCGAATCGTCCCTGATTGGGAAAAGGAGCCGACGGCCCGCTTTATCGAGTGGATTCCCATGGGATCCACCTTTGCGATCGTGAATGAAACGCAAAGCGGACCGTGCGACCCGACAAAGGTCTGGGGCCCCAATACGATCATTCGACGTGAGCTGCTTGGACCGAGCGTGCGCTACCGGGAAGATATCGGTCCTCTTCCAGGTAAGATATTTGCCATGGGCGAAGATGCGGAGATCATCATTCGTTTGGCGGCAAATGGCGCCAAATCCTATCGATGCGCCGAAGCCGTGGTTCATCACTGGATTCCGGCAGCAAGTGTCACCGAGGACTGGGTGCAAAAACGCGGCGAGCGGCTTGGTTATGGCATGCCGGCGCTCTTTCCCGACGAAGTGCCTGGAGGGGTAAGGCTAAGTGGAGTTCCGCTTCCGACCTGGATCGAAAGCGCGCAATGGGCATTGCGGGCAGCCACGCTTTATCTCTTGCCGCAATCAAAGAAGCGTTTCTGGGCTATCTGGAAATATTACTACATGCGGGGGTATCGTGCTGGAATTCGCCGATATGCGCCTCAGACGCTGGCGCGGTGA
- a CDS encoding glycosyltransferase family 2 protein, protein MKLSVLINNFNYGRFLRPCIDSVLSQTYPDFEVVVVDDGSTDDSREILASYGERILTILKENGGQASSFNAGFAAASGDILFLLDADDAFLPGKLARIAEIYDRNEIDWCFDRVTTEENDQPPAELQVTLFDKRHALRNGGFPSLPVPTSGLSFRRSLLSQILPMSVATDVVLSDNYIKFAAAYLGRGAIVETPLTFQRIHASNRYTGTSRAKTLRPRIMIATGLELARRYDGLQALGKSLVAGGIAETTSLLKLRSEARNMVAGGPFGDDAATELALMAARKRLGKMLRRGQS, encoded by the coding sequence TTGAAACTCTCGGTGCTCATCAATAATTTCAATTATGGTCGCTTCCTGCGCCCATGCATCGATAGCGTTCTGTCGCAGACCTACCCTGACTTCGAAGTGGTGGTGGTCGACGACGGATCGACCGACGATTCCCGTGAGATTCTTGCCTCCTACGGGGAACGGATTCTGACTATATTGAAGGAAAACGGTGGTCAGGCGTCGAGCTTCAATGCAGGCTTTGCGGCGGCAAGCGGCGATATCCTCTTTCTCCTGGATGCCGATGATGCGTTCTTGCCCGGTAAACTCGCACGGATTGCCGAGATCTACGATCGCAACGAGATCGACTGGTGTTTCGACCGGGTGACGACCGAGGAAAATGACCAGCCTCCTGCAGAGCTTCAAGTGACGCTGTTCGACAAGCGGCACGCGCTTCGCAATGGCGGCTTCCCTTCGCTTCCGGTTCCGACATCGGGCTTGAGCTTCCGCCGCAGCCTGCTGTCCCAGATATTGCCGATGTCCGTCGCGACCGACGTCGTTCTGAGCGACAATTATATTAAGTTTGCCGCAGCCTATCTCGGCCGCGGCGCCATCGTCGAAACACCGCTGACGTTTCAGCGCATTCATGCCTCAAACCGCTATACGGGCACAAGCAGGGCAAAGACGCTGCGCCCGCGGATCATGATCGCGACAGGGCTGGAACTGGCACGCCGCTACGACGGGCTGCAGGCGCTCGGCAAGAGCCTGGTGGCCGGCGGCATTGCCGAAACGACATCGCTGCTGAAGCTCCGGAGCGAAGCGCGCAACATGGTGGCGGGCGGTCCGTTCGGCGATGATGCCGCGACCGAATTGGCCTTGATGGCGGCGCGCAAGCGTTTGGGAAAGATGCTGCGGAGGGGACAGTCGTGA
- a CDS encoding glycosyltransferase family 2 protein has product MNQQETFPHSAAGTDVGAAPLKIAVGVLTYRRLDGIAKLLDVMTRQIRHPVRPYHLTMVIVDNDAAGSAKATVESFGQTGAYDLIYVVEQNQGIPFARNRALDSAPPGTDLFCFLDDDEWPVDGWLDAMLETRQKSRADCVYGPVQPVYPENPPEYFIKARVFERKKNVDGQRIGYAASNNVMFDYPLIRSWNLRFEEKMRFTGGTDYLFFNQAIRRGMQVFWADKALVYDIIPANRMTWKWVLQRQYRLGNTFAVSEVLHGNLKRRIYRAAYGATRVVLGLVMLPAILISPYWGMRALTHILRGAGMVNGILGHAYQEYKPNAAL; this is encoded by the coding sequence GTGAACCAGCAAGAAACTTTCCCGCATTCAGCAGCCGGTACCGACGTCGGCGCAGCGCCGTTGAAGATCGCCGTCGGCGTGCTGACCTATCGGCGTCTGGACGGGATCGCCAAGCTGCTTGACGTCATGACGCGCCAGATCAGGCACCCCGTCCGCCCCTATCATCTCACCATGGTGATCGTGGATAATGATGCGGCCGGCAGCGCCAAGGCAACGGTGGAGAGCTTCGGCCAGACAGGCGCCTACGACCTGATCTACGTCGTCGAGCAAAACCAGGGCATCCCCTTTGCCCGCAACCGCGCGCTGGATTCGGCACCTCCGGGCACAGACCTCTTCTGCTTTCTCGACGATGACGAATGGCCGGTCGACGGCTGGCTGGACGCTATGCTGGAGACTCGCCAGAAAAGCCGCGCCGATTGCGTCTACGGCCCCGTCCAGCCGGTCTATCCGGAAAACCCACCGGAATATTTCATCAAGGCCAGGGTATTCGAGCGCAAGAAGAACGTGGACGGCCAGCGTATCGGTTATGCGGCTTCGAATAACGTCATGTTCGACTATCCCCTGATCCGCTCGTGGAATCTTCGTTTTGAGGAGAAAATGCGCTTCACCGGCGGCACGGACTATCTTTTCTTCAATCAGGCCATCCGCCGCGGCATGCAGGTTTTCTGGGCTGACAAGGCCCTTGTCTATGACATCATTCCGGCAAACCGAATGACCTGGAAATGGGTGTTGCAAAGACAGTACCGGCTGGGCAATACCTTCGCAGTCAGCGAGGTTCTGCATGGCAACCTCAAGCGCCGGATTTATCGCGCCGCCTATGGCGCCACGAGAGTCGTGCTTGGACTGGTCATGCTGCCGGCGATCTTGATTTCACCCTACTGGGGTATGCGGGCTCTCACGCATATCCTGCGCGGCGCCGGCATGGTTAACGGGATTCTCGGACATGCCTATCAGGAATACAAGCCCAATGCCGCCCTCTGA
- a CDS encoding glucuronosyltransferase, with protein sequence MTEKKLKVLAASSGGGHWEQMMAMRSAFEGCDIVFATTIPGLLAKYDIRDGLVLPDCSRDSITMSIRCFFSAFAIVIKHKPDVVISTGAAPGLFCLLAGKLTGKRTIWIDSVANVEKLSLSGKLAGRIASLWLTQWQHLSRPDGPHYAGAVL encoded by the coding sequence ATGACTGAGAAAAAATTGAAGGTTCTCGCTGCCTCCTCGGGAGGCGGCCACTGGGAGCAGATGATGGCCATGCGGAGCGCTTTCGAGGGCTGCGATATCGTCTTTGCAACGACCATCCCAGGGCTGCTTGCCAAATACGACATTCGCGACGGCCTGGTCCTTCCCGATTGCAGCCGCGACTCGATTACCATGTCGATCCGGTGCTTTTTCAGCGCCTTCGCCATCGTTATCAAACACAAGCCCGACGTCGTCATCTCCACAGGTGCGGCGCCCGGCCTTTTTTGCCTGCTTGCCGGCAAACTGACGGGCAAGCGGACGATCTGGATCGATAGTGTCGCCAATGTCGAGAAGCTCTCCCTATCGGGAAAATTGGCTGGCCGTATCGCGTCGCTCTGGCTCACGCAATGGCAACATTTGTCGCGGCCGGATGGCCCCCACTACGCAGGAGCTGTCCTTTGA
- a CDS encoding glycosyltransferase gives MILVTVGTQLPFDRLVKAVDTFAKELSKPVLAQIGKGTYTPQNMKWIKNIEPADFDRVFFDASVIVSHAGIGTVLTAKRFGKPIILVPRQASLGEHRNDHQLATVGQLAGRPGIYVAHTDEDLKNYLLDDLDSPSHEDPSEVGRASLVTYLKGYLATV, from the coding sequence TTGATCCTTGTCACCGTCGGAACGCAGCTGCCGTTTGATCGCCTCGTCAAGGCAGTCGACACCTTCGCGAAAGAACTTTCCAAGCCGGTTCTGGCGCAAATCGGCAAGGGCACCTACACGCCACAGAATATGAAATGGATCAAGAATATCGAGCCCGCGGACTTCGATAGGGTCTTTTTCGATGCAAGCGTTATCGTCTCGCATGCGGGAATTGGCACGGTGCTGACCGCAAAACGTTTTGGAAAACCGATCATTCTCGTTCCCCGGCAGGCGTCGCTTGGCGAGCATCGAAACGATCATCAGCTTGCCACGGTAGGCCAGCTCGCCGGCCGACCGGGCATCTATGTCGCGCATACCGACGAGGATCTCAAAAACTATCTTCTCGACGATCTGGACAGCCCGTCTCACGAGGACCCGTCAGAGGTTGGACGGGCTTCGCTGGTCACCTACCTTAAAGGCTATCTGGCGACAGTCTGA
- a CDS encoding SGNH/GDSL hydrolase family protein: MIRLRLWSTVPTERRSVYGWLLLSACLVMLSAPESGYAENSPPMKIVAFGTSLTARGGWQSSLETALAACLQRPVTVESVAKSGETSLWALTQIDRVIAEQPDIVLIELYANDAALQRFVSLAQSRKDIGDILDQIRLRLPHARIIVMAMNPFSGLRGLIRPFVGSYISAHEAEAQKRGLEFVDHRPNWQRLTSGDLAAAIPDGAHPLPDIASKIIVPELVKHIAGGNCKD; this comes from the coding sequence ATGATACGTTTGCGGCTTTGGAGCACGGTGCCAACTGAGAGACGATCGGTCTATGGATGGCTTCTGCTTTCGGCGTGTCTGGTTATGCTCTCAGCGCCCGAAAGCGGTTATGCCGAAAATTCCCCGCCGATGAAAATAGTAGCCTTCGGAACATCTTTGACGGCCCGCGGGGGGTGGCAATCGTCTCTCGAGACGGCGCTTGCAGCCTGCCTGCAAAGGCCGGTGACGGTCGAGAGCGTCGCAAAGAGTGGCGAGACGTCGCTATGGGCTCTCACCCAGATCGATCGCGTTATTGCCGAGCAGCCGGATATCGTGCTGATCGAGCTTTACGCCAACGATGCGGCATTGCAGCGGTTTGTGTCGCTTGCGCAAAGCCGAAAGGATATCGGCGATATCCTCGACCAGATTCGGCTGCGCCTGCCGCACGCGCGGATCATCGTCATGGCGATGAATCCGTTTTCGGGACTGCGTGGCCTTATCCGCCCCTTTGTCGGCAGCTACATCTCGGCCCATGAGGCGGAGGCCCAGAAACGAGGTCTGGAGTTTGTCGACCACCGGCCCAACTGGCAGCGTCTGACATCGGGGGATCTGGCCGCAGCGATTCCTGATGGTGCCCATCCGCTGCCCGACATTGCTTCCAAAATCATCGTGCCGGAACTTGTCAAACATATCGCCGGCGGCAACTGCAAAGACTGA
- a CDS encoding HlyD family type I secretion periplasmic adaptor subunit, whose protein sequence is MNKIISESKRSLNRHVAIVGVLSLALVCGIGGWAATTELSSAVIGEGVVVVNGDVKKVQHLIGGIVSKLLVSENDHVTAGQVLIQLDGTTTKAQLSIVESTLAQLYARRARLKAERIDAESFDVEENISDLTSSTAARDLLDGETKLFDSRRSALIGMKSQLASRKDQLAEQIKGLVVQIDATNDSLGLIEQELEGVDTLYKKGLVTLQRLNALKRARAELKGNSGQEIAAKAEAEGKAIEIDRQSIQLDEDRRSEIAKELTDVEAKIAENEERRGTAVDQLRRLDITAPLSGRVHELSVHTVNGVVNPGETLMLVVPENDDLTVQAKVATRDIDQVHVGQSVDVRFSAFDQRTTPDVRGEITSIAPDIVKDERTGISYYPLRVKPEAASIAKLKSIKLYPGMPAEVFIKIADRNVISYLTKPLTDQMQHVFREE, encoded by the coding sequence TTGAACAAGATTATCAGCGAATCCAAACGTTCCCTCAATCGTCATGTCGCCATTGTCGGCGTGTTGTCGCTAGCTCTCGTTTGCGGCATTGGCGGTTGGGCAGCAACGACGGAACTTTCGAGCGCCGTCATCGGCGAAGGCGTGGTCGTCGTCAATGGTGATGTCAAGAAGGTCCAGCACCTGATCGGTGGTATCGTCTCGAAACTGCTGGTTTCCGAAAATGACCATGTGACGGCTGGACAGGTGTTGATACAGCTCGATGGCACGACGACAAAAGCACAGCTTTCGATCGTCGAGAGCACGCTCGCTCAGCTTTATGCGCGCCGTGCCCGACTGAAGGCCGAACGGATCGACGCCGAGTCATTCGATGTCGAGGAAAACATCAGTGATCTGACATCCAGCACCGCCGCGCGGGATCTGCTCGACGGCGAGACGAAGTTGTTCGATAGCCGCAGATCGGCGCTGATCGGCATGAAGAGCCAGTTGGCGTCGCGCAAGGATCAGCTGGCCGAGCAGATCAAGGGCTTGGTCGTTCAGATCGACGCCACCAATGATTCCCTAGGCCTGATCGAACAGGAGCTCGAGGGCGTCGATACGCTCTACAAGAAGGGGCTGGTTACGCTCCAGCGTTTGAATGCGCTCAAGCGCGCCCGCGCCGAACTCAAGGGTAACAGCGGCCAGGAAATCGCCGCAAAGGCGGAGGCCGAAGGCAAGGCAATCGAGATCGATCGCCAGTCAATCCAGCTGGACGAGGATCGTCGTTCGGAGATCGCGAAAGAACTGACCGACGTTGAGGCGAAGATCGCCGAGAATGAAGAGCGCCGCGGAACCGCTGTCGATCAACTCCGCCGTCTCGACATTACCGCGCCGCTCAGTGGGCGCGTTCACGAACTCTCTGTTCACACGGTCAATGGCGTCGTCAATCCTGGTGAGACGCTGATGCTCGTCGTTCCCGAAAATGACGATCTGACGGTTCAGGCGAAAGTCGCCACTCGCGATATCGACCAGGTTCACGTCGGCCAGTCCGTCGATGTGCGTTTCAGCGCCTTTGATCAGCGCACGACGCCTGATGTGCGCGGCGAGATCACCTCGATTGCACCTGATATCGTCAAGGATGAGCGGACGGGCATCAGCTATTATCCCCTTCGCGTCAAGCCGGAGGCTGCAAGCATCGCGAAGCTGAAGTCGATAAAGCTCTATCCCGGCATGCCGGCCGAAGTCTTTATCAAGATCGCCGACAGGAACGTCATCTCCTATCTGACGAAGCCGCTGACCGATCAGATGCAGCACGTATTTCGTGAGGAGTGA
- a CDS encoding right-handed parallel beta-helix repeat-containing protein, with amino-acid sequence MTVYYVNSATGSDHNSGTTENSAFATLSAVESLRLNPGDSVLLAAGSVFNEQFDLKYSGSVTAPITIGSYGLGDAPVIHSSNDGIHGSKASNIVIENIKIADTGANAIYAGNVSNWVVRNVEVTNTGLAGKPGSVSFQSSQNITIENSTLTGVHSDGIWMEKVNGVTLINNTVTNAQGSAADAIQLNDSSNILVKDNHLEQTQTNSAKGVLVLIRAQDALVEGNTLIGGGFGLSAQAGTNIAIHDNNISGYGGYSWSYGIGLGDQGDAKNYDISGNYIHGGVYGVLVSAAGNPVYIRENIDVHDNVFDDLSSAALKVDRPASGSFHDNIIDSDVLTLTMPAAIAAQNTFFVGENKTFEQAQAEVDSAAGSTDGGTSSNHEQAPAEPVVDHPAEVAAPPQHSTPAPATETTVATVPAVAAPKIVAVHDNLKISTDTGSAYHGNLLDNDNALNGIVLLRRFGDSAVDKHGLTLTGKYGVIHLESDGDYTYTVDVTKLAGLSGNVSETFQYKISDGASHIDTDSLGVSINVDAFHSSQAAHLLI; translated from the coding sequence AACAATTCGATTTGAAATACTCCGGAAGCGTCACGGCTCCGATCACGATTGGCAGCTACGGTCTTGGCGACGCACCGGTCATTCACAGCAGCAATGATGGCATCCATGGTTCCAAGGCCTCGAATATCGTTATCGAGAATATCAAGATCGCCGATACTGGGGCGAACGCGATATATGCAGGGAACGTGTCCAACTGGGTCGTGCGGAACGTCGAGGTGACGAATACGGGCCTTGCCGGAAAGCCCGGATCCGTCAGTTTCCAAAGCAGCCAGAACATCACCATCGAGAACAGCACGCTGACCGGTGTCCATTCCGATGGGATTTGGATGGAGAAGGTCAACGGCGTCACCTTGATCAACAACACCGTCACCAACGCCCAGGGAAGCGCGGCAGACGCCATTCAGCTCAACGACAGCAGCAACATTCTCGTCAAGGACAATCATCTGGAGCAGACGCAAACCAACAGCGCCAAAGGTGTCCTGGTGCTGATCCGAGCTCAGGATGCCCTGGTCGAGGGCAACACGCTCATCGGCGGCGGCTTCGGCTTGAGTGCTCAGGCGGGCACCAATATAGCCATCCACGATAACAACATCTCGGGATATGGCGGCTACAGTTGGTCCTATGGCATCGGCCTTGGCGATCAGGGCGATGCGAAAAACTATGACATCAGCGGAAATTATATCCATGGCGGGGTTTATGGGGTTCTGGTCAGCGCCGCCGGCAACCCCGTCTATATTCGCGAGAATATCGATGTTCATGACAACGTTTTTGACGATCTGTCCTCCGCGGCACTTAAGGTCGACCGGCCTGCGTCGGGCTCCTTCCATGATAATATTATAGATAGCGACGTATTGACGCTGACGATGCCGGCCGCAATCGCCGCGCAAAACACGTTCTTTGTTGGTGAGAACAAGACGTTCGAGCAAGCACAGGCCGAGGTCGACAGCGCCGCCGGCAGCACGGATGGTGGTACGTCGTCGAACCACGAGCAGGCGCCTGCTGAACCGGTGGTCGATCACCCTGCGGAAGTGGCCGCGCCGCCGCAACATAGCACCCCGGCGCCTGCGACGGAAACGACGGTCGCGACCGTACCTGCAGTCGCCGCGCCGAAAATTGTCGCAGTCCATGACAACTTGAAGATTTCGACCGATACTGGCAGCGCTTATCACGGCAATCTTCTTGATAACGACAATGCTCTTAACGGAATCGTGCTGCTCCGCCGCTTCGGTGACAGCGCAGTAGATAAGCATGGCCTGACGCTGACCGGGAAATATGGGGTCATCCATCTCGAGAGCGATGGCGACTATACCTATACAGTAGACGTGACGAAACTCGCCGGCCTCAGCGGCAACGTCAGCGAAACCTTCCAGTACAAAATTTCTGACGGCGCTTCGCACATCGACACGGACTCGCTCGGTGTGTCCATCAATGTCGATGCATTCCATTCCAGCCAAGCCGCGCACCTGCTGATCTGA